The Cylindrospermopsis curvispora GIHE-G1 genome contains a region encoding:
- the cruG gene encoding 2'-O-glycosyltransferase CruG: MIIETSIPLELPLILLVIQVPAVLILISRLLKGPTRHPPIEPQQPTPDMLGSVSVIVPTLNESLRIGPLLTGLSQQSYEVREIIVVDSKSEDGTPDLVRAAQEKDPRFRVMTDDPLPPGWVGRPWALHNGFLFSCEESKWFLGMDADIQPRAGLVASLVRTAEAEGYDLVSLSPQFILKYPGECWLQPSLLLTLLYRFDPAGTRPSLPERVMANGQCFLCRRSVLATMNGYSSARSSFCDDVTLARNIAAAGFKVGFLDGARVFQVRMYEGAMETWKEWGRSLDLKDASPPGQVWGDLWLLFCVQGLPLLVILAFLLVSPSPYLPASLLLALNVFLLIIRFALLLAISPSYDRTNAYGGWLFWLSPFSDPLAVLRIFLSAIRTPKEWRGRKY; the protein is encoded by the coding sequence TTGATTATAGAAACCAGTATTCCCCTAGAGTTACCTCTAATATTACTAGTGATTCAGGTTCCAGCAGTGCTAATTTTAATCTCACGGTTGCTGAAAGGACCAACAAGACACCCACCCATAGAACCACAACAACCCACACCCGATATGTTAGGCAGCGTAAGTGTGATTGTGCCAACTTTAAATGAGTCCCTACGCATTGGTCCTTTACTAACCGGTTTGAGTCAACAAAGCTACGAGGTTAGGGAAATAATTGTTGTTGATAGCAAATCTGAGGATGGCACTCCGGATTTAGTTCGAGCAGCACAAGAAAAAGATCCTCGATTTCGGGTTATGACAGATGACCCCCTACCTCCCGGTTGGGTAGGTCGTCCTTGGGCCTTACATAATGGCTTTTTGTTTAGCTGTGAGGAGAGCAAGTGGTTTTTGGGAATGGATGCGGATATTCAACCCCGTGCGGGACTAGTAGCTAGTCTAGTTAGAACTGCTGAAGCTGAAGGCTATGATTTGGTTTCCCTGTCTCCTCAATTTATCCTCAAATATCCTGGTGAATGTTGGTTGCAACCCTCCCTTTTATTAACACTGTTATATAGATTTGATCCAGCTGGTACTCGTCCATCCTTACCTGAAAGAGTAATGGCCAATGGGCAGTGTTTCCTATGTCGGCGCTCAGTTTTAGCCACTATGAATGGTTATAGTAGTGCCAGGAGTTCCTTTTGTGATGATGTTACCTTGGCTCGCAATATTGCTGCTGCGGGGTTTAAAGTGGGTTTTTTAGATGGAGCTAGGGTTTTTCAAGTGCGAATGTATGAGGGCGCCATGGAGACCTGGAAAGAATGGGGTCGTAGTTTGGATTTAAAAGATGCTTCCCCACCTGGTCAAGTTTGGGGGGATTTGTGGTTATTGTTCTGTGTTCAAGGTCTACCCCTATTGGTGATTTTAGCATTCTTACTAGTTTCCCCATCCCCCTATCTCCCTGCTTCCCTTTTATTGGCATTAAATGTCTTTTTATTGATCATCCGCTTTGCCCTACTGCTGGCAATTTCTCCTTCCTATGACCGAACAAATGCTTATGGTGGTTGGTTATTTTGGCTTTCCCCTTTCTCTGACCCTCTAGCAGTTCTACGCATCTTTTTATCAGCAATTCGCACTCCTAAAGAATGGCGTGGTAGAAAGTATTGA
- the cruF gene encoding gamma-carotene 1'-hydroxylase CruF, which produces MRQLVIFERVCLIGHIVSMVFGLVGILLVIPNAELIFEEVLNLSEVGQTAMQWSMAGGGVAYMILGAVGVFLYACRNLGLARALCFLIPSLSISLTSELLGTSTGFPFGHYSYLSGLGYKIAGLVPFTIPLSWFYVGIVSYLLGRTGFDVDRRPTLLRHVGAIALGALLLTSWDFVLDPAMSQTSLPFWYWHQPGAFFGMPYQNFAGWFGTGALFMTVSALLWKNVPINLERSQLNVALIVYLANFGFATVMSLAAGFPIPIILGLFLGAAPAILLWSKAPIKSISAGLESGNQSVMSNVNNVNVVLK; this is translated from the coding sequence ATGAGACAACTAGTAATTTTTGAGCGCGTATGCCTGATTGGTCATATCGTTTCTATGGTATTCGGGCTCGTGGGAATACTGCTGGTAATTCCCAATGCCGAGTTAATTTTTGAGGAGGTACTAAATTTATCAGAAGTAGGACAAACAGCCATGCAGTGGAGTATGGCTGGTGGTGGTGTGGCTTACATGATTTTAGGTGCTGTAGGTGTTTTCCTCTATGCTTGCCGAAACTTAGGTTTGGCAAGAGCCTTATGTTTCTTGATTCCATCGTTATCTATTTCTTTGACTAGTGAGTTATTGGGAACCAGTACTGGTTTTCCTTTTGGTCACTATAGCTATTTAAGTGGTTTGGGTTATAAAATTGCAGGTCTCGTACCTTTTACTATTCCTTTATCTTGGTTTTATGTAGGAATTGTGTCATACTTGTTAGGACGTACTGGTTTCGATGTGGATAGAAGACCTACTTTACTACGTCACGTAGGTGCGATCGCATTGGGAGCTTTATTGCTCACCTCTTGGGATTTTGTATTAGATCCAGCAATGAGTCAGACTTCCTTACCATTTTGGTATTGGCACCAACCAGGTGCCTTTTTTGGTATGCCTTATCAGAATTTTGCTGGTTGGTTTGGCACTGGTGCTCTGTTTATGACAGTATCAGCCTTGTTATGGAAAAATGTCCCAATTAATTTGGAAAGATCCCAATTAAATGTAGCCTTAATAGTATACTTAGCAAACTTTGGTTTTGCCACGGTTATGAGTTTAGCTGCTGGGTTCCCCATTCCCATAATTTTGGGTCTATTCCTAGGAGCTGCACCTGCCATACTGCTATGGTCAAAAGCACCTATTAAATCCATTTCTGCAGGACTAGAGTCGGGAAATCAATCGGTGATGAGCAATGTTAATAATGTTAATGTTGTTTTAAAATAA
- the rpmA gene encoding 50S ribosomal protein L27, translating into MAHKKGTGSTRNGRDSNAQRLGVKRFGGQVVRAGNILVRQRGTKFHPGNNVGIGNDDTLFALIDGVVTFERKGKSRKKVSVYPRVTEEAVAS; encoded by the coding sequence ATGGCTCATAAGAAAGGTACGGGAAGTACGCGAAATGGTCGTGACTCTAATGCTCAGCGCCTCGGTGTTAAGCGTTTTGGTGGACAGGTTGTACGCGCAGGAAACATCTTGGTACGCCAGCGTGGCACCAAGTTCCATCCTGGTAATAATGTTGGTATTGGCAATGATGATACCTTGTTTGCTTTAATTGATGGTGTGGTCACTTTTGAAAGAAAGGGCAAAAGCCGCAAAAAGGTTAGTGTTTATCCCCGTGTTACTGAGGAAGCTGTAGCCAGCTAA
- the rplU gene encoding 50S ribosomal protein L21 yields the protein MTYAIIETGGKQLKVEAGRFYDIELLHAQPDEKITIDAVLLVQHENGLSIGQPRVSGATVEGTVLRHFRGRKVLVYKMKPKKKTRKKRGHRQEITRLLINSIKLNGETLAHQDSPLSPELLPPEDPGLDLQDE from the coding sequence ATGACTTACGCAATTATTGAAACCGGTGGCAAACAGTTAAAAGTAGAAGCAGGTCGTTTCTACGATATTGAACTACTCCACGCTCAACCAGATGAAAAGATAACCATAGACGCAGTGTTACTTGTGCAACATGAGAATGGATTGTCTATAGGGCAACCAAGAGTCTCTGGTGCAACAGTAGAAGGAACTGTTTTACGGCACTTTCGAGGTCGTAAGGTCTTGGTTTACAAGATGAAACCCAAGAAGAAAACCCGCAAGAAACGTGGACACCGTCAGGAAATTACCAGGCTTTTGATTAACTCTATTAAGCTTAATGGCGAAACTCTTGCCCATCAAGACTCTCCCCTTTCTCCTGAACTCCTTCCACCGGAAGACCCAGGTCTTGATTTGCAAGATGAATAA
- a CDS encoding proton extrusion protein PcxA, with amino-acid sequence MNTKDPYQRITTYWIGLKSWIINTPHRAVLAAYRAAWEIRNIEIQQFNGQKISPQSTNYSGNVMEFWQENLNRNLTIIKIRLAEFNLGMTFTHRSTNSNDQYIYDAELLEKLKFIDEVIASYTQKRNDSKYVEIAQPLSRSEQEVQSNDSQQKGVFPGSIARTLSKIAKDFTPTAESDFIKNYRISRNKTRIAMRFLLLIIIIPLIVQNFSKNLLFTPLFNQWMSQDNQRVFLNPEMEEKALNELKTFERKLQFQNLLHTVPPLSPEEIELEVKDKALDLAKEFRRDSSLAIGNIFADVMSLISFAIIIGWRKKDIGVVQSLLDKIAYGLSDSAKAFLIILITDIFVGFHSPHGWEIILESLAEHLGLPASRNVIFLFIATFPVILNTIFKYWIFRYLSRLSPSALATLKEMDE; translated from the coding sequence ATGAATACTAAGGATCCCTATCAAAGAATCACAACCTATTGGATTGGGTTGAAAAGCTGGATTATTAACACTCCCCACAGAGCTGTTTTAGCGGCTTATCGAGCTGCTTGGGAGATTAGAAATATTGAAATTCAACAGTTTAACGGGCAAAAAATTTCCCCTCAGTCCACAAACTATAGTGGTAATGTCATGGAATTTTGGCAAGAGAACCTGAATAGAAATTTAACTATCATTAAAATTCGACTGGCAGAATTTAATTTAGGCATGACTTTTACCCATAGATCTACTAATAGCAATGATCAATATATTTATGATGCTGAACTCTTAGAAAAACTTAAATTTATTGATGAAGTTATCGCCAGTTATACTCAGAAGCGTAATGATAGTAAATATGTGGAAATTGCACAACCATTAAGCAGGAGTGAGCAAGAAGTTCAATCCAATGATAGTCAACAAAAAGGAGTATTTCCGGGATCAATTGCCAGGACCTTGAGTAAAATTGCTAAGGACTTTACACCAACAGCAGAGAGTGATTTCATCAAGAACTATCGCATTTCTAGGAATAAAACTAGGATAGCGATGAGATTCTTGTTATTAATAATAATTATCCCATTAATAGTACAAAATTTTTCCAAAAACTTATTGTTTACACCCCTATTTAATCAATGGATGAGTCAAGATAATCAAAGAGTGTTTTTAAACCCAGAAATGGAGGAAAAAGCACTGAATGAACTAAAAACCTTCGAAAGAAAATTGCAGTTCCAAAATTTATTACATACGGTGCCCCCTTTATCTCCTGAAGAAATAGAATTAGAGGTAAAAGATAAAGCATTGGATCTGGCAAAGGAATTTCGTCGTGATAGTAGTCTAGCTATAGGTAATATATTTGCTGATGTCATGTCATTAATTTCCTTTGCCATTATTATTGGTTGGAGAAAAAAAGATATAGGGGTAGTTCAGTCATTGTTAGATAAAATAGCCTACGGGTTAAGTGATAGTGCCAAAGCTTTTCTAATTATTTTAATAACGGATATATTTGTAGGTTTCCACTCTCCCCATGGTTGGGAAATTATCTTAGAAAGTCTAGCAGAACACTTGGGATTACCAGCAAGTAGAAATGTCATATTCCTTTTCATTGCTACTTTCCCCGTAATTTTAAACACCATCTTCAAATATTGGATTTTCCGTTATTTGAGTCGGTTATCCCCCTCTGCATTAGCCACCTTAAAGGAAATGGATGAATAA
- a CDS encoding tetratricopeptide repeat protein, giving the protein MVGKIRSISNINNKNITVITNIVCVIGLTAMGCSKNVLPNNMAYSSGSPILTPSSTFTSSSKSKTTAAKLRQSGLKYRQQGRYADAIISLERATSLEPENLSGQVLLGWTLHLAGRKATAMKVLEQVLEKDANYIPALNALGIVYLVSGDLNKAVETHEHAKEIKVDNEIAYYNLTLAYQRLKKYDLAVARGKQATILEPNNPHPWVALALVYWGQGMKTQARQTYDQAVQLDSRYGQSKFLINLKQAGFSQEQIDNLREIVKTL; this is encoded by the coding sequence ATGGTTGGCAAAATTAGAAGTATTAGTAACATCAATAATAAAAACATTACTGTTATTACTAATATAGTATGTGTGATAGGTTTGACTGCTATGGGATGCAGCAAAAATGTATTACCCAATAATATGGCCTATTCTTCCGGTTCCCCTATTCTTACACCTTCCTCCACTTTCACTAGTTCTAGCAAGTCTAAAACTACTGCGGCTAAGTTGCGACAATCAGGACTTAAATACCGTCAGCAAGGGCGGTATGCAGATGCTATTATCTCTTTAGAAAGGGCCACTTCTCTAGAACCAGAAAATCTTTCTGGACAGGTTTTATTGGGTTGGACCTTACACCTTGCTGGTAGAAAAGCAACTGCTATGAAAGTATTAGAGCAGGTATTAGAGAAAGATGCTAATTATATTCCTGCACTAAATGCTTTGGGAATAGTTTATCTGGTAAGTGGAGATTTAAACAAAGCTGTGGAAACTCATGAGCATGCAAAAGAAATAAAGGTAGATAATGAAATTGCTTATTATAATCTAACTCTCGCCTATCAACGCCTAAAAAAGTATGATTTAGCAGTAGCACGGGGTAAACAAGCCACAATTTTAGAACCCAATAATCCCCATCCTTGGGTTGCTTTGGCATTGGTTTATTGGGGACAGGGGATGAAAACACAAGCACGACAAACTTATGACCAAGCAGTACAGTTGGATTCTCGTTATGGACAATCTAAATTTTTAATTAACCTTAAACAAGCTGGGTTCAGTCAAGAACAGATAGATAATCTAAGGGAGATTGTAAAAACTCTCTAA
- a CDS encoding polysaccharide deacetylase family protein, whose protein sequence is MVIAVLSFSWYQRSKSFQKAKSTPTPVVFTTQSPEYLLSQGFLSLQKYCESPPSNAISTSPEENTQAPSPPQCPNWVPGEKILETSFPKSEATVPEKKSPEWFQFLNHIITRTDNTQEQNTPPPKLQLVTPFPELNRQARLARVPIFMYHDILPQKQVFFDVTPEELEAHFQLLQQEGVTPISPNWLLAHLRTGVPLPAKPVLLSFDDGYGGHYEYVYPLLKKYNFPAVFSVYVKKMEGKTARSSLTWEQLREMAASPLVTIASHSVNHPRDLRQLSEEELSSEVIDSKRILQERLGIPINYFTYPEGKLDERVRARVIAAGYQMAFSMDDADEKFVGDSPDLFTIGRFGQSRLREIATLAWGGYPAPVDPTNFNFNVDIEKREYKVNNTELILIGGGVPGTFHADSRYQLPDMLKDTQAIAAVDGGFFSLKYLDSNTMIGPVLSGNRGFIPGNASENLKLRDRPLVLINPHSVNFIPFVPESHNSLEGIQAFSPENKSVTDAFVGAAWLVRNNTPQPAANFGNLYGYDIARHRAFWGINVAGIPVIGVTKTPVDSVSLGEILYRLGFRDAVMLDSGASTSLTYQGKSLVAYTPRPVPHAVVLYPGPQNPQSVPTQSPNN, encoded by the coding sequence GTGGTAATTGCGGTCCTTTCATTTTCTTGGTATCAGAGATCAAAATCATTCCAAAAGGCTAAATCCACACCTACACCTGTAGTTTTCACTACCCAATCCCCTGAATATCTTTTAAGTCAAGGTTTCCTCAGCTTACAAAAGTACTGTGAATCACCACCATCTAATGCTATATCAACATCCCCAGAGGAAAATACGCAGGCTCCCTCACCTCCCCAATGTCCTAACTGGGTTCCTGGAGAAAAGATTTTAGAAACCTCATTCCCAAAATCGGAAGCAACCGTTCCGGAGAAAAAGTCGCCTGAGTGGTTTCAATTTCTCAACCATATTATCACTAGGACTGACAATACCCAAGAGCAAAATACACCTCCTCCTAAACTACAGTTAGTTACCCCCTTCCCCGAATTGAACCGCCAAGCCAGACTTGCTAGAGTTCCTATTTTCATGTACCATGACATCCTACCACAAAAACAAGTGTTTTTTGATGTTACCCCGGAGGAATTAGAAGCGCACTTTCAACTTTTGCAACAGGAGGGGGTTACTCCCATTAGCCCAAATTGGTTGTTGGCCCATTTGCGAACTGGTGTCCCTCTCCCCGCCAAACCGGTATTGCTATCCTTTGATGATGGTTATGGGGGACATTATGAATATGTTTATCCTCTTTTAAAAAAATACAATTTCCCCGCTGTTTTTTCCGTCTATGTAAAAAAAATGGAGGGTAAGACTGCAAGATCTAGTCTAACCTGGGAACAGTTAAGGGAAATGGCAGCCAGTCCCTTAGTAACCATTGCTTCCCATTCTGTCAACCATCCTCGGGATTTGCGACAACTTTCGGAGGAGGAACTTTCATCGGAAGTGATAGATTCAAAGCGGATTTTACAGGAGCGTTTAGGTATTCCCATCAATTATTTTACCTATCCTGAGGGGAAATTAGATGAAAGAGTTAGGGCGCGGGTAATTGCTGCTGGCTATCAAATGGCCTTTTCCATGGATGATGCAGATGAAAAATTTGTTGGTGATTCCCCGGATTTATTTACTATAGGTAGGTTTGGACAGTCCCGTCTTAGAGAAATAGCTACCCTAGCTTGGGGTGGATATCCAGCACCGGTGGATCCTACAAATTTCAACTTTAATGTTGACATTGAAAAACGAGAATACAAGGTAAATAATACAGAATTAATTCTTATTGGCGGAGGTGTTCCAGGTACATTTCATGCCGATAGCCGTTATCAATTACCAGATATGTTAAAAGACACACAAGCAATTGCTGCAGTTGATGGAGGTTTCTTTTCGTTAAAATACCTAGACTCTAACACGATGATTGGACCAGTTTTGAGTGGCAATCGTGGTTTTATTCCTGGTAATGCCAGTGAAAACTTGAAATTGCGAGACCGTCCCCTGGTTCTAATTAATCCCCACTCAGTTAATTTTATACCTTTTGTTCCGGAAAGCCACAATAGCTTAGAGGGAATCCAAGCATTTTCGCCAGAAAATAAAAGTGTAACAGATGCCTTCGTAGGTGCGGCATGGTTAGTAAGAAATAATACACCTCAGCCCGCTGCTAATTTTGGCAACTTATATGGCTATGATATTGCTCGTCACCGGGCTTTTTGGGGAATTAATGTAGCAGGAATACCGGTAATTGGTGTGACAAAAACTCCTGTGGATTCTGTATCTTTGGGTGAGATTCTCTATCGGTTAGGATTTCGGGATGCGGTGATGCTTGATTCGGGAGCTAGCACCTCCCTGACATATCAAGGGAAATCCCTGGTGGCTTACACCCCGCGTCCAGTTCCCCATGCTGTTGTCCTCTACCCTGGTCCCCAAAACCCACAATCTGTTCCCACCCAATCCCCAAATAATTAG